In the genome of Coraliomargarita algicola, one region contains:
- a CDS encoding glutamate synthase subunit beta, with the protein MGKATGFMEFERKTIANRPPLERVKDWDEIHEHFDEEKVQTQGARCMDCGTPYCHTGMTLANMASGCPVNNLIPEFNDLVYQGKWQDAYERLMKTNNFPEFTGRVCPAPCEGSCVLGVIEPPVTIKDIECSIIDKAWNEGWVTPTPPKERTGKKIAVVGSGPAGLAAADQLNKAGHLVTIFERADRPGGLLMYGIPNMKLEKQVVTRRTQLMEAEGVVIKCGVEIGKDIPAKQLMEEFDSVVLCCGATKPRDLPIEGRELTNIRFAMEFLGPNTKELWDIKDGKSEQFTELAKGKNVVIIGGGDTGTDCVGTSLRHGCKSVTQLEIMPKPPTERAPNNPWPEWPKTYKMDYGQEEAAEIQGEDPRQYLVTSSKFEGDEEGKVKAVHIHNIEWTNDNGRFIPKKVEGSERVLEAELVLLAMGFLGPEATIAEELGLDLDARSNVKADYGTFKTNIEGVFAAGDMRRGQSLIVWAINEGRAVARECDKFLMGSTKLP; encoded by the coding sequence ATGGGTAAAGCAACTGGATTTATGGAATTCGAGCGCAAGACGATTGCGAATCGTCCGCCACTCGAACGCGTCAAGGACTGGGATGAAATTCACGAACACTTCGACGAAGAAAAAGTACAGACACAGGGCGCACGTTGCATGGACTGCGGCACGCCTTACTGTCACACAGGCATGACACTGGCCAACATGGCGAGCGGCTGCCCCGTCAACAACCTCATCCCCGAGTTCAACGACCTCGTTTATCAAGGCAAGTGGCAAGACGCTTACGAGCGCTTGATGAAGACCAATAACTTCCCCGAATTCACCGGCCGCGTCTGCCCCGCACCTTGCGAAGGCTCTTGCGTGCTCGGCGTGATCGAGCCCCCTGTCACCATTAAGGACATCGAGTGCTCCATCATCGACAAAGCTTGGAACGAAGGTTGGGTCACCCCCACACCTCCCAAAGAGCGCACCGGAAAGAAGATCGCAGTCGTCGGCTCTGGCCCTGCAGGTCTTGCAGCCGCGGATCAGCTCAACAAGGCCGGACACCTCGTTACCATCTTCGAACGTGCCGACCGCCCAGGCGGCCTACTCATGTATGGTATTCCCAACATGAAGCTTGAGAAGCAAGTGGTCACACGCCGCACCCAGCTAATGGAGGCTGAAGGAGTCGTGATCAAATGTGGAGTTGAAATCGGCAAAGACATTCCAGCCAAGCAATTGATGGAAGAGTTCGACTCTGTCGTACTTTGCTGCGGTGCCACCAAGCCACGTGATCTTCCGATCGAAGGTCGCGAGCTGACCAATATCCGCTTCGCCATGGAGTTCCTTGGGCCCAACACCAAGGAGCTTTGGGACATCAAGGACGGCAAGTCTGAGCAATTCACAGAGCTCGCCAAGGGCAAGAATGTTGTGATCATCGGCGGTGGCGACACTGGCACTGACTGCGTGGGCACATCACTGCGCCACGGCTGCAAGAGCGTGACTCAACTCGAGATCATGCCCAAGCCTCCCACCGAGCGTGCACCCAACAACCCATGGCCCGAATGGCCCAAGACTTACAAGATGGACTACGGCCAAGAAGAGGCTGCAGAGATCCAGGGCGAAGATCCACGCCAATACCTCGTCACCTCCAGCAAGTTTGAGGGCGATGAAGAAGGCAAAGTCAAAGCCGTGCACATCCACAACATCGAGTGGACCAACGACAACGGCCGCTTCATTCCTAAGAAAGTCGAAGGCAGCGAGCGTGTGCTCGAAGCCGAACTCGTGCTCCTGGCAATGGGCTTCCTCGGTCCTGAAGCAACGATAGCCGAAGAGCTCGGCCTCGACCTCGACGCCCGCTCCAACGTGAAAGCAGACTACGGCACATTCAAAACCAACATCGAAGGTGTCTTCGCTGCAGGTGATATGCGTCGCGGGCAATCACTCATCGTGTGGGCCATCAACGAAGGCCGCGCCGTCGCACGCGAGTGCGACAAGTTCCTAATGGGCAGCACCAAGCTTCCGTAA
- a CDS encoding thymidine phosphorylase: MLPQEIIACKRDGLALTRDQVEAFVAGVVSGEFKDYQSSALLMAIVLKGMTPDETSWLTEAMMRSGRIVDLPEISRPKVDKHSTGGVGDKVSLILSPLVAACGLCVPMMSGRGLGHTGGTLDKLEAIPGFSTELNDAAYRKQLQAIHQAMIGQSADMVPADRKLYALRDVTATVESIPLICGSILSKKLAEGIDALVLDVKFGHGAFMPTEARGRELAEALVAISGRMGKPTTALLTRMEQPLGRMIGNSLEVIEAIDCLRGEGPDDLMEVTYALCTEMLMLGGIHATVEDAKSALKAAIQSGAALQGFRELIQAQGGDPRVTDDYQLLPLCDFTCEFGLEHEKPMYVSALDARSFGEAACLLGAGRLSTDSVIDPAVGLELLKKVGDLVQPNEPIVRIHYRDTESLEAAQARLRKAVHLSLDAPAVLPLIVDRISREPKKMS, from the coding sequence ATGCTTCCTCAAGAGATCATAGCCTGTAAACGCGATGGTTTAGCCTTAACACGTGATCAAGTGGAGGCATTCGTAGCTGGCGTTGTCTCAGGAGAGTTTAAGGATTACCAGTCCAGTGCTTTATTGATGGCGATCGTCCTTAAAGGAATGACACCCGATGAGACTAGTTGGCTGACGGAGGCAATGATGCGCTCTGGTCGTATTGTTGATTTGCCGGAGATTTCCCGTCCCAAGGTTGATAAGCATTCCACCGGTGGAGTGGGGGACAAGGTTTCATTGATTCTCTCACCCTTAGTGGCTGCGTGTGGCCTCTGCGTGCCCATGATGAGTGGGCGAGGCTTAGGACACACTGGTGGCACTTTGGACAAGCTCGAAGCCATTCCAGGATTTTCTACAGAGCTCAATGATGCGGCTTATCGCAAGCAACTACAGGCCATTCATCAAGCGATGATTGGTCAGTCGGCTGATATGGTGCCCGCCGATCGCAAGCTCTATGCTTTGCGTGACGTGACGGCAACGGTTGAGAGTATTCCGCTCATTTGTGGGAGTATTTTAAGTAAAAAACTGGCCGAGGGCATCGATGCTTTGGTGCTGGATGTCAAATTTGGTCATGGTGCCTTTATGCCCACTGAAGCCCGGGGGCGTGAATTAGCCGAGGCCTTGGTCGCGATTAGTGGGCGTATGGGCAAGCCGACCACTGCCTTGCTGACTCGGATGGAGCAGCCGCTGGGGCGGATGATTGGTAACTCATTGGAGGTGATCGAAGCCATCGATTGCCTACGCGGCGAGGGCCCTGACGATTTGATGGAAGTTACCTATGCGTTGTGCACTGAAATGTTAATGCTCGGTGGCATTCATGCCACTGTAGAAGATGCGAAGAGCGCCTTGAAAGCTGCGATACAGAGCGGTGCCGCATTGCAGGGCTTTCGTGAATTGATTCAAGCGCAAGGCGGGGATCCTCGCGTAACCGATGATTATCAGCTGCTGCCGCTGTGCGACTTTACTTGCGAATTCGGTCTTGAGCACGAGAAGCCAATGTATGTCAGCGCGCTTGATGCTCGGAGTTTTGGTGAGGCAGCCTGCTTGCTTGGAGCCGGACGCCTGTCGACTGACTCGGTGATCGATCCTGCGGTGGGGCTGGAGTTGTTAAAGAAGGTCGGTGACCTAGTGCAACCGAATGAGCCGATCGTTCGTATCCATTATCGAGATACGGAGTCCTTGGAGGCTGCGCAAGCTCGTCTGAGAAAGGCCGTTCATCTTTCCTTGGACGCGCCAGCTGTTTTACCACTCATCGTGGATCGTATCTCGCGTGAACCTAAAAAGATGAGTTAA
- a CDS encoding biopolymer transporter ExbD, whose translation MKAKRLRIPDDKVDLTPMIDIVFLLLIYFMVTTTIVKEEADLGVKLPSSMAAPPDTPLPEQHYIDILLDGTVMLNGVPTDNPGSIHLPNLTRTLNQLKLSSDRAGLKTLVIIQPDPDTYQQSVVNVLNALKSVGIHSISFGEGG comes from the coding sequence ATGAAAGCTAAACGCCTACGTATTCCCGACGACAAGGTCGATCTGACTCCGATGATCGATATCGTCTTTTTGCTTTTAATTTATTTTATGGTGACCACCACGATTGTGAAAGAAGAGGCTGACCTCGGTGTGAAGCTACCTTCCAGTATGGCGGCGCCGCCGGATACGCCCCTTCCAGAGCAGCACTATATCGATATTTTACTCGATGGCACTGTTATGCTCAACGGTGTTCCGACGGATAATCCTGGCAGTATTCATTTGCCCAATCTCACTCGCACATTGAATCAGCTAAAGCTATCCTCCGATCGGGCGGGGTTGAAGACATTGGTGATCATACAGCCTGACCCGGATACCTACCAACAGAGCGTGGTCAATGTGTTGAATGCTTTGAAGTCCGTCGGTATTCATTCGATTTCTTTTGGTGAGGGCGGGTAA
- a CDS encoding biopolymer transporter ExbD: MKPRPIEETSETPDLTPMIDIVFLLIVFFMTVANMQVQQMVPIRVPIAENASIPDERGMRTTITLKSDGSLFFGAQSILIEDLAGLVTQAKLGSPQLKVYVRADAQVPFKEVRKVFAAAAAGGVPNVIFATYQSDK, encoded by the coding sequence ATGAAACCACGCCCCATAGAAGAAACGAGTGAGACGCCCGATCTCACCCCGATGATTGATATCGTCTTTCTACTGATTGTGTTCTTTATGACGGTGGCAAACATGCAAGTGCAGCAAATGGTGCCTATTCGTGTGCCTATCGCTGAGAACGCCAGTATTCCGGACGAGCGTGGCATGCGTACCACGATTACCCTCAAGTCCGATGGTAGTCTGTTTTTCGGAGCTCAATCTATTTTGATCGAAGATTTGGCGGGGCTGGTTACTCAAGCAAAGTTGGGGTCTCCGCAGCTTAAGGTCTATGTTCGTGCGGATGCCCAAGTGCCCTTTAAAGAGGTGCGTAAAGTCTTTGCCGCTGCGGCTGCGGGTGGAGTGCCCAATGTCATATTTGCCACATACCAGAGCGATAAATAG